A portion of the Planctomycetota bacterium genome contains these proteins:
- the msrB gene encoding peptide-methionine (R)-S-oxide reductase MsrB, producing MKDYKGRDMSELAVQVTQNAGTERPFTGAYTDDKTPGVYRCIVCGEVLFDAAAKFHSGCGWPSFDDVKEQGKIKEVEDTSLPGRPRIEVRCAKCDAHLGHVFNDGPTDTGLRYCINSVAVDLEPSG from the coding sequence TCGGAGCTCGCCGTGCAGGTCACGCAGAACGCCGGCACCGAACGGCCGTTCACCGGTGCGTACACCGATGACAAAACGCCCGGCGTGTACCGCTGCATCGTCTGCGGCGAGGTGCTCTTCGACGCCGCGGCCAAGTTCCACAGCGGCTGCGGCTGGCCCAGCTTCGACGACGTGAAGGAGCAGGGGAAGATCAAGGAGGTCGAAGACACGAGCCTGCCCGGCCGCCCACGCATCGAAGTCCGCTGCGCCAAATGCGACGCCCACCTCGGCCACGTCTTCAACGATGGCCCGACCGACACGGGACTGCGCTACTGCATCAACTCGGTGGCCGTGGACTTGGAACCGAGCGGGTGA